In Siniperca chuatsi isolate FFG_IHB_CAS linkage group LG20, ASM2008510v1, whole genome shotgun sequence, the following proteins share a genomic window:
- the LOC122867913 gene encoding uncharacterized protein LOC122867913 produces MGQSLSPEERLVELDKYPEALFTSKQWHSIGIDSSLLSYSGLNSTEVLDGYRDQVLGFSEAAATVEKLGSALGGLTLVPNAVGLGALVISIILETVGNALGKQTMGTAEMLQRVFAQEKANEVRDLMEEYLKRLQINLGRPQLQLAETRQIEVDLSAQLTRLKNSLLTDGHMNSRLLKQWVNGAAFHTQMLIHQARLEGAGGSRAMQAAGVYQQQLNRLLENYKSYLKSVILVFTEHDMISVYCCLYYKENQIFDLPLKCFRLLEQYCFSGSEVVETMFSKHQITWANSYFSDLAAKIPTLVRQNGTFRIQI; encoded by the exons atgggCCAGTCATTGTCTCCAGAGGAGCGACTAGTGGAACTTGACAAGTACCCCGAGGCACTGTTTACTTCAAAACAATGGCACAGTATTGGAATTGACAG CTCCCTGCTAAGTTACTCTGGACTCAACTCAACCGAAGTGCTGGATGGTTACAGAGACCAGGTCTTAGGATTCAGCGAGGCTGCAGCCACTGTAGAGAAGCTGGGCTCCGCGCTGGGGGGGCTCACCTTGGTGCCTAACGCTGTGGGACTGGGGGCTCTTGTCATTTCCATTATCTTAGAGACAGTTGGTAATGCCTTAGGGAAACAAACCATGGGCACAGCTGAAATGCTGCAGAGGGTGTTTGCGCAGGAGAAGGCCAACGAG GTCCGAGACCTGATGGAGGAGTATTTGAAACGTCTGCAGATCAACTTGGGGAGGCCACAGCTCCAACTAGCTGAGACCCGGCAAATAGAGGTCGATCTTAGCGCCCAGCTTACACGGCTGAAG AATTCCTTGCTGACGGATGGCCATATGAACTCTCGGTTACTCAAGCAGTGGGTGAACGGAGCTGCCTTCCACACCCAGATGCTGATCCATCAGGCTCGTCTAGAGGGGGCAGGCGGGTCCAGAGCCATGCAAGCCGCGGGGGTTTATCAGCAACAGCTCAACCGCCTTCTGGAGAACTACAAGAGCTACCTAAAATCTGTGATACTTGTGTTTACAGAACATGATATGATCTCGGTGTATTGTTGTCTGTACTACAAAGAGAACCAGATTTTTGACCTGCCACTTAAATGTTTCCGTCTGCTGGAACAGTACTGTTTCAGTGGAAGTGAAGTAGTTGAGACTATGTTTTCAAAACACCAGATTACTTGGGCAAATAGTTATTTCTCAGACTTGGCAGCAAAGATTCCAACTCTTGTGAGACAAAATGGCACCTTTCGCATCCAAATCTGA
- the LOC122867914 gene encoding ankyrin repeat and SOCS box protein 12-like, whose protein sequence is MLQLRTSAEEESSCEISQLRQAVLQNNDRLLDEMLCQEIYKKVINCRGGWGIAGTPLHAAVSKGHLSCLQVLLAHGALLDCVDVKAQTPLFTAVRGKYLDCVLALLRAGANPNGSSSNNCSPVLTAAREGDAEILKELLKHGAEVNSRSKVLLWTSSARVSSGPLYLAAVYGHMECFKLLLLYGADPDYNCTDAKLLSSIKQPKTVLEMCLRHGCGVEYIQLLIDFGANVYLPTLIIEKSTKQNEAVELLLQERGNPKALTSQCRLAVRRYLKKINKIHYIDQLEMPTSLINFLQHKPVPVTVL, encoded by the exons ATGCTTCAACTAAGGAcctctgcagaagaagaaagtagTTGTGAAATTTCCCAGCTCAGACAAGCAGTGttacaaaacaatgacagaCTCCTTGATGAGATGCTCTGCCAAGAAATCTACAAGAAAGTCATCAACTGCAGAGGTGGCTGGGGCATTGCAGGCACTCCTCTACATGCTGCTGTGTCTAAAGGCCATCTCAGCTGTCTGCAGGTTCTGCTAGCCCACGGTGCCCTGTTAGACTGTGTGGATGTCAAGGCTCAGACGCCTCTCTTCACAGCTGTTCGTGGGAAATACCTGGACTGCGTCTTAGCGCTCCTCAGAGCTGGCGCCAACCCCAACGGGAGCTCATCCAACAACTGCTCCCCCGTCCTCACTGCTGCTCGGGAGGGGGATGCGGAGATATTAAAGGAACTGCTTAAACACGGCGCCGAGGTGAACTCCCGCTCCAAAGTCTTGCTGTGGACTTCCAGTGCAAGGGTGTCCAGCGGGCCGCTGTACCTGGCTGCCGTTTACGGACACATGGAGTGTTTCAAACTGCTGCTCCTCTACGGGGCAGACCCAGATTACAACTGCACGGATGCAAAGCTGCTGAGTTCTATCAAGCAGCCCAAAACCGTGCTGGAGATGTGCCTCAGGCATGGCTGTGGCGTAGAGTACATCCAGCTTCTGATCGACTTCGGCGCAAACGTCTACCTCCCTACGCTGATTATTGAGAAGTCCACGAAGCAGAACGAGGCTGTGGAGCTGCTTCTGCAGGAAAGAG GAAATCCAAAGGCCTTGACTTCACAGTGCCGACTCGCTGTCCGAAGATACCTCAAAAAGATCAACAAGATCCACTATATCGACCAGCTGGAAATGCCAACAAGTCTCATTAACTTCTTGCAACACAAGCCAGTCCCAGTCACTGTTCTGTAG